The SAR202 cluster bacterium genomic sequence GCCATCGATACGAAAACTAAAGTTAATGCTGAGAAAATCAATGACTGTATTACTCCTACAAGCAATTCAAGACCATAAAACGGTAATGAAAACGCAAAAGGAATTAAAAACGATGTCATAAGCAATAGTATTTCTCCAGCTGTCATATTCCCAAACAAACGGAATGTAAAACTGACGAGTCTTATAAATTCACTGAGTAA encodes the following:
- a CDS encoding F0F1 ATP synthase subunit A; this translates as LLSEFIRLVSFTFRLFGNMTAGEILLLMTSFLIPFAFSLPFYGLELLVGVIQSLIFSALTLVFVSMAIEPHHGEGEDH